Genomic segment of Panicum virgatum strain AP13 chromosome 2K, P.virgatum_v5, whole genome shotgun sequence:
ggttgagaaattttggaactaaacacagccccacGGAACCAAAAAAATTCACTTTCTGGGTGAAATCTCGGAAAATCTCaccttttttaaaaatatttaccacTATCTTTGCTAAAAATTTACAGACATCACCCCACCTACTGGACTGAATTGATGAACTAACAACAGCAAAATGTCGGAGGACATTTGACTGATTGACACTGAAACGCACCTAAAATACAGAGACCTCTTCTGCCTAACTCCTAAGCGCAGATGCATTGTTTCACCAAATCCAGCAAAAATTAGGTGAGCGGCATGTCCGCCGGCGGTCGGGGGCGGCTCACCTGGAGGAAAGGTGTCGGAGACGGCGACGAggaaggtggcggcggcccaGAGGAAGGCCCCCAGCGCGATGACGTGGGCGCGGTTGTGGCGCGACGCGGCGTAGGCGGCCACCGGGTAGCAGGCGGCCTGCACGATGGAGCGGTACAGCGTGAGGGCGCCGAGCCCCGTGGGCGTGGGGCCCAGCGCGGCGCCCACCTCCCGGTACACCGCCGGCAGCAGCGCCTCGTCGGCGCGCTCCATGATGGACGCCAGGTTCACCAGCACCAGcgtccgccgcccctgccgccccgccaccgccgccggccccatCGTCCCCCCGGCCCCCGGGacctccgcgctcgccgcctcctcgtcggGCTAGACGCTGCTCAGCTCCGGCTTGGGGTCGCTGCCGTGATGGGCGGCCACCATTGGTCGGCAAGCAAGCGAGCGAGCCACCGGCGATCTGGGTTCTGGGGTCTTTGTCTTCGCGGGGGATTTTATATTATCAGTTGGCTTTAGTTGGAGCAGAGATCCAGGAGAGGTTGTGTGCTTCAATGACATGTGGGACAGCATACCTGTGGGACATCATGTCAGTGATGGGGTGGCACGTTGACTTGGGCTCGTAGCAGGCAAAAGGCAAACGCGAGCTAGACGAGGTAGTTGGGGAGCTTCCCATTGGCTGGTTAGCTGGCTCCCAGAGGGTCCTACTTGTCAGCTGCACAAACCGAGAACAGGAGTTGCACGCAGGGGATGGTGGTGTGGTGTGGGTGGTCATGATACTCGTATCAGCTGTCTCCTGTTTGGCGTGTTTTGTTGCCTTGTAAATTGGGGGAGGAGATTAGATTAGGACGGGCTAATAACATAATGGCCCACATCGCGTGATCGCCTGACTTTGCAGAAAGTTATTTTTGTTTGTGAAGGATGAGAAAACTTATTTTTTGGCCATATTGTGCCGTATCTTATGGGGGATCAGGAACACGCGTTACGAGGCAGCGCATCACACTATCAGCTTGGCGTTGATTGTTGACTCTTCCATTTCGTTGATACTCACTCCATTCCATATCATGGAATGTAAGATATTTTGATTTGTCATAAGTCAAACTGTTCTAAGTTTGCATTGACTATAAGTTTAAAGAGAAGAATGATAATATTCTGAATgtcaaatgagaataattagatctattatcaaatacaactttataatttatttatttaatgcgTTAGATGCTAATATTattctctataaatttggttaaactTAGACTGTGTTGATTTAGAGCAAAATAAAATATCTTAAATTTCAGAAATGAggagtatttttttttatttcagcaACAGCCAACTACTTTGAGTGCTGAGAGCGTACCTGGTGCCCCCTCCCTCTCGAGAAAAATGAAATGAATAACTCTAACATGCTGCGATTCCTTTTGAGTGCCGAGAGCGTGCAGCAGGTGACCGAGGATGTATTTGTATTTCTCCCCACTAGTAGAGAGGCACGTGCCTAGGGCACgtgtaataaaaatatattaaataatAATTTTATATTTGTATAAAGTTTAGTAAataataattttatattttatagtaAAGGTGTCCATGTAGAGAAAACATaattttaaaagaaaatttGTAAGCAAGAATATAGTAATTGACAATTTAGTATCACACGGAATAAAAATACTCAGTAACGGAAAAACTTAACCCATACCATAATTTTTTACATTCAACAATTTAAAACGTGTTTTAAGAAACTTGATAAACCAGAATTTTATATTCGCCCTAAAAAAACCAGAATTTTATATTCATAGATAAAACTATTATATCAAAGATGTGAAAGAGAAATTAACTTTTAACTTGTCAAAGATTGCTTCCTCTCCTGCAGTTTCTTGACGATCTCCTACTTGTGCTTTGAATCACCAAGGTCTACACCCTCTTTCGTCAAACTTTTGGTCTGACAAGTAGGACCTCCGTGAGGGGTACGGTGAgcctaatcttggtgagaaaggGTTATAATTATTTCAccttttatagtatagacttGTTTTGTTCTAGGGCTGTAGAAATCCAATTGTCTGTGAAAGCCGATTGTCGATGGCTTCACTGCTGGATTTGATGCATATATGATGTGTTAggataattaattaatttaatttaaataATTAGCTTATCCTAAACATTTATGTCTAAGGATAGTGGGAGTGGTTCATGTCCAATGCCAAAAAATATCTCTAATTCCTCTAGGGTTGAATATGGACTAATAAATAAAATCTTCGACGAGCCCGCTTCTCTTCCAGTTCCCGGAGAAAAAAAACTACCACAACGGAGATGCATGGGGACGCCTTTGCTAGAGACACAGATCAACGAAGCAAATTGCAAGGAAGCACGTGGCAAAGGAAATTAACTATCAACCAACACTAGTGAAAGAATGCCGCTAAGgaattaaacaaaatatttCACAATATAACGAATAATAGTCATCCAAACCTCTACTCCTGTATACATAGCACAAATATACTCAAATTGAGTGGCAGTTTGCACATCAAACAAGCGGTTCGTATAGACAAATAGTACTGCTGTTTCTGAAATATATACTTGGCACAAACACAATATAGGAATCCAACGAGGCAACGGGATACGGACAACTATATAGGAGTGTAGAATACGTAGTAGCAGGGGCGAAGGTATATAGTATCTAGGGGGTGCATATGCAcccaaaagaaaaataaaaaatcagtaATTTAGATCAAATTTTCACCATATAAACACCCTGCATGTCCTAAGCTTACGCAGCCACAAGACACATGCACCCCAACTAATTTGATCTAGCTTCACcattgcgtagtagatagctgCTCCGCAAGTACTGTGATCACAATCTGGTAGTGGATGGTCAATCTGCTAAGTCTCACACGTTCTAAGACCATGGCCTGGTAGTGCGGGCACCGTGGATCCACCCTAAGTGCTCGCTTGATGCACTTGGGGCAAAAGAGCTAGTCGCTTGCTCTCGCCACCCACTCTCCCTCGATGAACTCGGTCAGGCAGATTGCGTTGGAGGCATATGCGGACTGCGCATCATAGGCTGCCCCCTCTAGCGGGTACTCCACCATGTGGAGCACTAGGTAATTCACGGTGATGAGTAACTGGACTCTGCGTTAAACCTTGTGAAGCATGAAGGCAACGAGGCAGAGAACAAGTGCACCTGTTACGCCTCCCATCATGATGACAAAGATAGCCATAGGTGACAGGGGGCTGTTGAATAAGTCACCACCGTGCTCATCCAAGAAGCCAGCATTGATGAGCGCCAGCTCCAACTCCATCTCGGGTCTTCCCTTCCTCTTTTCCCTGTCTACAGTAGTGAGAAGAGGAGAGGGCGCCTGCAACGCGAACGCCGCTTCCGGCGGCGATTCCACCGCCCCCTTTCTTCTTCGTCGACGGTctcggcggcggagagggaggTGGGTTGTGGAATCGTCGCGCGGATGTATATAGCTTAGGTAGATGTTTGCTTAGGGTTAGGTTTTGCTCGCCGTTGAGGTCCGCCGGTGGAGCTAGGGTTCCGGGGGTGGCCGTGGTGTCGCTCCGTCGGAGAATAATGGTGTTCTTTTTGCTGCTGGTCACTGTCGGTGGCGCGGTGGAGAGGAGTTTGTTCCTTCTGTCGACTGCTAGCGACAGCGAAGCGGCGGAGAGGATTTTGCTACTCCGGGCAGATCTGGGTGAGCTCGCTCTTCTTGATTTGCTCTGTGAGTTTGGTGTTGGTTTAGGAGTCCGCTGCTTGGCATCTTGGAGGTGTCGGCAGCCCGATGCAGAGGGATGGCTGCTGGGTTTGTGGTTTGATGGTGGATGGATCTGCGCACTGGtttcgtcgccggcgaggtgtGCTGGTCCTAGGCCAGGGGAGCATGGGGTGTGTCCCCGGTCGAtgctcctccttgcttttgttcTTTGGCGGCTCGTTTCAAAGCCTTGTGTGATGGTGCTTCCACTGGCCTTGGTGCTGCTGCCGTTCTTCTCCAGCTCCGGCGATGGCTTCGGCGACGACGGAGGGGATCACGGGGCGGCGTTGATGGCGTACACAGGAGATAAGAAGATCTTGAGGACTTGGTTGAGATTTCCTTTTTTCATAGGGTCTTTTGTGTAAGATGGCTTGGACAGCTGTCCATTCTGTATCCTGCTAGAATGTGCCTGTATGGGTTTGTATGTGTACGTTTGTCTTAAGTAATGCAGGTATGTttgataaaaaagaagaagccaGGGTTGATATCATTACTATAGGTCTATCAGCCACCGGTGGAGCTACAAGTAGACCAGAAGGGGCCatcccccccccaccccctacAAGTAGACCAGAAGGGGccacccccccaccccaccccaaaaTCTATTGAGAAGCTATTAATTGATGCTTGGAAAAAATAAGTACATTATACAATAAATTAGTACTAATGAACCCTCTCTTGATTTGCATTCTAACTCCGCCACTGCTACTTGCTCCATCTCGCACATCCAAGATCATGACCTGGTTGCTTGGACACTATGGGAAGCACTCCCCAAAATagattaaattaaaaaaaatgtgtTTCTAATAGTTATTAAACTACACCAATAGGTTATCTCAACTCCTAAGCcttgaaaaataacaaaaacaaagcatatatatacatacacacacacacacacacacacacacacacacacacacacacacacacacacacacacacacacacacacacacacacacacacacacacatatatatatatatatggattcTTTTCAATGGTCAGTTGGGGGAAGCAATCTGTTGGCACAACGGGCTTGGGTGCCATTTCTGGATTACAACATCAAGGATATGGGGGCATAGGATGCATCTACCGGGAGTGGGGTAGAGGCCTGGCCGGTGTAGAAGAGTCGAGGGAAGAAAAGAGGAAAATGTACCTGCGGTGGTGGCTAGTGCGGAAGTACTTCCATTGTGACAGCATACGATTCCAAGGAGGCAATAGGAGTATATACGAGTATAGAGTACGTAGAGATGGATACTCTGCAAGAATAGTGATCGCAATCCGGTAGTGGAGGACTATCTACCACTAGTGGACCTACATGTAGGCCAAAGGGGGCCAGCCCTCCCCCTTCACACTCGAGTTGTAAAATCCAGCTATTAATTGTTGCttagaaataaaaaagatcaattataaaatatatttttataatttacttatttaATATGTTAGATGctaatatttttctctataaatttgatcaaacacATACTGTTTTGAtttagaataaaataaaatatattaaatTTTAGGATGGAGGAGTATTTCCTTTCTAATTTCAGCAACAAAGTATCTGGTGCCCTCCTCTCGGTagcaggcggcggcgtacgCGGCGAGAGGGTAGCAGGCAGCCTGCACGATTGAGCGGCACAGCGTGAGGGCGCCGAGCCCCGCGGGCGTGGCGTGCAGAGCGGCTCCCGCCTCACGGTACACCGTACACGGCCGGCAGGAGCGCCTCGTCGGACAAATCACAACCGTGTCAGCCAACCGAGGAAACTTGAACAGCTTCTTCGTTTGCTGGTTTGGCCATCTAGTAGGCCACTAGTCAGTGACTTAGCTTGACTGCAGGATGGCAATTGGCAATGGCGCCCCCCTGCTTGCAATTCTCTTGTTCAAAAGTGGGGAATGAGCTTACAATAAAACACATAATGTAATTATCCCTAATCTATCACGTGAATGGCTGACGGCGAATCTAGGGAGCTGCTTAATTTGTGCCAAGTAATTTAATTACTCTTGGTCCGAGGCAACACACCACATGACCATGCTTCAAAGTTGACTTCATGACCACAGAGATTGAAGAGCACAAGAGTTTTTGATGTTTCAGTGTCTATtggttttttttattaaaaacgAATTTTAAAAGCAAGTTTTTTATTGTTTATTAATCTTAGCAGCCCCAAAATCTGGTAGTGACCAAGTACATATCATTGTCAAGTGCGAGCAAACAGTCGCTGACTTCGCCACCACTTGCATCAGCCCCAAAATACTTTCTAGCACCACAAAGAAACTAAACGAGCCGATATATATCTTCGAGCATTACAATTTCCCCCTAAATTTGAAACGAGCTTTCACCTTGCATGGACTGCCGGATCATCGATTTTCAAACATCCACCCAACATTTTCTCAGTTTGAAATCCCCAACTCCTATCATTCCCGGTTGGCCAACAGGCTCACGGTGTCCTTCTCAGCCTCGGGAGCCTCCTTGTGGTCATAGGTGACAGCAATGGTAGCTCTTTCACCATCATTCGCCGAGGCGAAGACCTTGGGCCGGCCATCGCCGTCCTCCAGGCAAGTGCTCTCGTGCTCCATCTGCTGCAGCTCCGACTCGATCAGCGACTGCATCCGCGCACGCTCCCTGTCCCGGGGGTAGCTGCAGTACAGGAACGAGTATATGGCCGTGCAGAGTATGAAGGGTATCGCTATGGACGTGTACAACGCCTTGGCTAGGGAGGCGGCGTTCTCCCGATCCTGCTGAACACTCTCCCCCTTGTCATCAGCTGGCTTGTACCCGTACACTCGCTGAGCCAAGAGACCGACGATCGGAGGGGCAAACGATGATAGCACCGACTCGAAGGACCGGTCGAGGGCgtagatgcttgttcttgatttcTCCGGGACGATCTCCGCGAATATAGGGCTGCAAGACAATTAGGCAACAACTGGCGATGTCAGTAGACACATTTCTCACTCTTTCGACTAAAAAGTAAAGTTTTGCTTCAAATCTTCTTTCAGCATTCATAACCACTTGGATACTTTTGATTTTCAGAAATTTGGTGCAGTAATGGTGAAAGCAGGTTATTGCAGTAAATACCACTGTTGCTAGTAGAGCAAGTTCAGTCCAGAACTTGTGAAAAGCAGAGCATGGACTTACAAGTTTGTAGCGGGGCCGTTCCAGGACATGAGCACGCCCATGATGAAGAGGACAAGGGCGTAGGAGACGCCCTTGGACGGGTCGTCGGGGAGGCCCAGCAGCAGCACGGCGCCCATGGGCACCGCCGAGAGGGGGCTGATCTGGGAGAGCACGATCCTGCCGGCGTCGGGGTACCGCACGGCGAGGTAGTCGCCCATCTTGCCCCCGAGCAGGCCGCCGAGGGAGCTCGCCACCCAGAAGATGGTCATGAGGACGGCGGTGTCGCTGTGGCTGAAACCCTTGAGCTCCAGCCACATGGACGCGAACGAGAGCGCCGACCACGGGAACGAGCCGCTGACCCCCTGCGCCACGAAGATCTGGAACGTGGGGATCCGCACCACGAACTTGGCCTCCTCGATCATCTCCGCCACGACCTCCCGCGCCGTGGCGGGCCGCTTGCCGTCGCGCTGGCGGCCGTCCTCGCCGGGCGGGAAGTGGGGGTCAACGGCGAAGAGCCAGTTGAGGACCCCGGCGGCGACGCTGATGGCGGCCACGAGGTGGAAGGCGACGCGCCAGCCGGCGATCCCGAGGACCGTGGTCTGCGCCAGCAGGAGGCCGACGAAGCCGCCGGAGATGAGCCCGAGGCTGCTGGCGAGCTGCAGCCACCCGAACGCCGAGCCGCGCGTGCCGTCGTCGGTGGAGTCGGCCACCAGGGACTGGATGGAGGGCACCACCAGAGCTAGGCCGATGCCGTTCAGGCCTCGTGAGATCGCGACCTGGCAAGGACGGTATCAATTCTCAGTGTCAACAATTAATCATGAGATCCCTAAAGAAAGATTCGGAGTAATTGTAATTGCCCTCGAGATTTTAACTTTGTGGCTACAACCAGTGCCAGATCCCAATCTCTACGGGAGCAGATTCACAGTCAACACAGCACAAACTGCACGGCCCCTAGGCGTAACGCGTGTAGCAGCAGAGaacggacctgcaggaaggtgtCGGAGACGCCGACGAggaaggtggcggcggcccaGAGGAAGGCCCCCACGGCGATGACGCGCGCGCGGttgtggcgcgcggcggcgtagGCGGCGAGCGGGTAGCAGGCGGCCTGCACGGCGGAGCGGCAGAGCGTGAGGGCGCCGAGCCCCGCGGGGGAGGCGTGCAGCGCGGCGCCCACCTCCCGGTACACCGCCGGCAGCAGCGCCTCGTCGGCGCGCTCCATGATGGACGCCAGGTTCACCAGCAGCAGCGTCCGCCGCCGGTCCCGCTCCTGCTGCTGGTCCATACCCGCGCGGCAGCTGGCTCTGCTCCCAGTCCCAGGTCCGAGGTCGGCCTCTCTCCGCGGGTGTGCGCTCAGCTGAGCTCGCCGGCCATTCCCCTGATCCCTGTTCCCCAACCTTTTCCTCTCCGGCGACCCGGGGTCTCCTCTGCTCGCCTCTTCGCGGGAAATTTTATATTCCGAGCTCCCTTCTCGCTTGTGAGTTGTGACGGACTCTGGTTTCGTTGCTTGGCTTTGTGTTCAGTGTCTCTGATGCGTGGCCCCATCCGTTGTGGGGTCGGGTTGTCAGGGGTAGCGTTAGTTACTGTTGGGGTTCTGGCTGAGTTTACGGCTGCTTTTGGCGGATCAAGAAACAAATTTGGTAGTAAACAAATGCCGAAGGCAAGACTTTCTCGTGTCCAGTACTCCAGTGTGCAAATATGTTTTTCTGCCACGTTGGTTCCAAAGCAGCATGCGCAGCACGGGAGGGCAATCGCGCGCCGTGTTTTATCGTAGTGTTACCGAGCCGGATAAATGTTACAAGAATGAAACTCCTCTTACATGCTTAGGGCGCGGATTTAAAAGGGGCTAAAGGGAATCAAACCCCTCTACCcctccaagatcaatgaatgcTCCTTAAGCTCCCCTTCATTTTTAGAAGGAAAAAGTCTACTTAACCCCCTCAACTATTCATGGTGGACCACTTCACCCCCCAACTATAAAATCAAATATTTCACCCTTTTTTCAAAGCCGGTCAAATAACCCCCAAAGTAGTTTTGGAGGATGGTTTTGAAACAAGTAGGatggttttgtttttttctttatttatttccattgaatatttgaaaaaatatagtaaactgtagaaaaatcataaaataaaaaaattatttttgttggactccacatgagtagatctacacagtaaACATATAATATAGTATTCTTTAGTATAATTTTTTGTCGTAGCTTTAgatctatatttttctataattaattgaaataattaATAGCTGCAACTTCTATggtccataaaaatttcaccacaatTGGACCATAGAATCTACAGCTATGAATTGTttcaattaattatagaaaagtatAGATCTAAAGGTACAACAAAAACTTTATACTAAAGCGTAATATATGTTCACTGtttagatctactcatgtggagtccaataaaattggattttctattttatgtttTCCTGTgatttattttgattttttaaagattcagcgaaaataaataaaaaataaaatcttGCTACTGTAGCAAACCCACCCTCCAAAACCACTTGAGGGGGTTATTTGACTGGTTTTGGGAAGTTCAGGGGTGGAATATCAGGTTTTATAGTTTGGAGGTGAAGTAGTCCACCTTAAATAGTTGAGGGAGTTATGtagacttttttttttagaaaggaACAAtgaaaagaaggggagaagaagaagagaagagagatgCCCCTCGCCGCTGCATATGCTatgaatttttttctctcttttcttataATAATTCTATCATATCAGACAATTTACTGACGTGGTATAATATTTAATGCTCATAAAATTTGTTCTGAAATACTATCGAGACTGGCCTTATTAGCTTTAACTTTTTGACACACATTTTCCATGTTTCAAGAGGATAgtgctttctcttttttttttttgacggaCTCTTAGAACTCCCAAACCATTTCAATTCAAATGGATCTGTCAAAGCCCATTATCAGAACCACGTAACCTAGCCCATGTCAGCCCACTCCAGTGCTCCACTCGCGGAAGACCATTCCGCCGCCTACTCCCACTGCCCGATGATCACCTGCCGCCGGCGGCTCCTTGCCTCGGCCTCCTGCGCGACGCCAAGTGTTTTCTTCTTCCCATCCAATGGTGAGTTCATCTGTTCTACTCGGGCTCGCAAGGTCATTCCTGCGAACTTTTGATGCTTTTGGGGTTTGGCCGCACTTGCTAGTGCTAGGTTTTGGCCGAAAAATCTTGGTTACGGGTAAGCACCGGCTGCCTCGATTGGTGTACTTGTGGACAATGCTACGTCTCTGTGTGCTGTTTATGGAaggaaggaggccgtggcgtGCCAATTGTTTTGTAATTGCAGTAATCGCCCATGTAAAACTTTCTTTTATCAATTATTCTTGCCAATTCTAGTTCACTATCAGATATTTGGATCGGTATTACTGCTTGTTGGAACTTTTTCACTGAAAGGAGTCGACATAATTTGCCTTGCGAACCAAGGCTCACGATTTTCAAATGCTAATTGGCCTATTTGTGAGCACTGACGGTGCTAACTGATAAGTGATAACAACGCCCAATTTTCTGAAAATGTAGGTCGTGTCCTTCTTCTGTGCCTTGATGCTATTTCCTATTGATTTCGTGGCAGCCAATTGATGTCAGGAAACGATGTTTCAAATTTTTGTAATGTTTATCTTGGCTAGATTGCTCCTTGCAAATCCTAGTACTGTTGCTTCCGTGGCTCAATTAAGTAAAAGGTTTATGCAGTCAAGTAATTTCAGAAACTCTATGTTAGGGGACCATGCTATCTTTTTTCCCCCCTTTCTGAGGGCAGAGATAGCATTATCTCAATTGATATTAGTTGTCTTCAAGAATCTGATTTACTATTTGAATTACTTGAAATATCTAGTTTTACTAAAACATATGAAATATGATTTTCTTAAAAGAGTTTCTTCTGCCTTTCTTGAATATCATAGAACCACCAACTTGGTCACCCTCCCCTGATCAGCTCTTCCCAGCAATGGCCTCCATTTCTACAAAAAAGCAACATATGAAATATGTTAATTGCATAAAGTGATCTAATTACCTAGTTCTATATAGTTTTCTAGTGCCTTGAGTTTCTCTATATGGTTGATcgtttgtgttccttgtacacCATTAATTCTGCTATGAATATTAACAACCCTGAAGATCCTGAGTTCC
This window contains:
- the LOC120677955 gene encoding uncharacterized protein LOC120677955; translated protein: MDQQQERDRRRTLLLVNLASIMERADEALLPAVYREVGAALHASPAGLGALTLCRSAVQAACYPLAAYAAARHNRARVIAVGAFLWAAATFLVGVSDTFLQVAISRGLNGIGLALVVPSIQSLVADSTDDGTRGSAFGWLQLASSLGLISGGFVGLLLAQTTVLGIAGWRVAFHLVAAISVAAGVLNWLFAVDPHFPPGEDGRQRDGKRPATAREVVAEMIEEAKFVVRIPTFQIFVAQGVSGSFPWSALSFASMWLELKGFSHSDTAVLMTIFWVASSLGGLLGGKMGDYLAVRYPDAGRIVLSQISPLSAVPMGAVLLLGLPDDPSKGVSYALVLFIMGVLMSWNGPATNFPIFAEIVPEKSRTSIYALDRSFESVLSSFAPPIVGLLAQRVYGYKPADDKGESVQQDRENAASLAKALYTSIAIPFILCTAIYSFLYCSYPRDRERARMQSLIESELQQMEHESTCLEDGDGRPKVFASANDGERATIAVTYDHKEAPEAEKDTVSLLANRE